A portion of the Candidatus Angelobacter sp. genome contains these proteins:
- a CDS encoding ATPase, T2SS/T4P/T4SS family: protein MAARDDYLLDTLTDMGLVTEDQLGPVRQEADSTGEGVVDTLVAKKVITSAQVAQAKAAQFGVEFVNLGDMRLSDEVISAIPRHIAKKYSVVPVSKHDGTVTVAISDPSDLDTLDSLKHLLNLDVVPQVASPDDIEEALGRYYGGARENSVDKMIQDITEGEIQISTLAEVSAKDDGSVVDADAPIIKLVNTIIVDAFKARASDIHLEPLAKKFRLRYRIDGVLHEMKGPPKRLQASMISRLKIMSNMSIAERRIPQDGRIQTPVGGKTIDLRVSCIPTNHGESIVMRILDKEGLKLGLAELGFFTDDQQTFEKLIGLPDGILLVTGPTGSGKTTTLYAVLNYINRPDRKIITVEDPVEYQLSGINQVQVSEAVGLTFASALRSMLRQAPNVIMLGEIRDLETASIAINASLTGHLVFSTLHTNDAPSAVTRLIDIGVKPFLVASSARALLAQRLVRRVCRRCGAPYVPTEAELRALSIDPNNTGNATFMKGKGCSDCNKTGYRGRFGIFEIFVIEDEIRKLIYDRVAASELRSRAREMGMRTLREDGARKVLAGLTSPEEVIRATLGDLE from the coding sequence GTGGCTGCGAGAGACGACTATTTGTTAGATACACTGACGGACATGGGACTGGTAACCGAGGACCAACTCGGCCCGGTTCGGCAGGAAGCTGATTCGACCGGCGAGGGCGTCGTGGACACGTTGGTCGCGAAGAAGGTGATCACGTCGGCGCAGGTGGCCCAGGCGAAGGCGGCGCAATTCGGGGTTGAATTCGTAAATCTCGGTGACATGCGGCTCAGCGACGAGGTGATTTCCGCGATTCCCCGCCATATCGCCAAAAAGTACAGCGTTGTTCCCGTTTCCAAGCACGACGGCACGGTTACCGTTGCGATTAGCGACCCGTCAGACCTCGATACCCTCGACAGTCTGAAACACCTGCTCAATCTTGATGTGGTGCCTCAAGTCGCCAGTCCGGACGACATCGAAGAGGCGCTGGGCCGCTATTATGGAGGAGCGCGGGAAAACTCGGTGGACAAGATGATACAGGACATCACCGAGGGAGAAATCCAGATTTCGACGCTTGCCGAGGTGTCGGCCAAGGATGACGGCTCGGTCGTTGACGCAGACGCTCCGATCATCAAGTTGGTCAACACCATCATTGTGGATGCCTTCAAGGCTCGCGCTTCTGATATTCATCTTGAGCCGCTGGCGAAAAAGTTCCGGTTGCGTTACCGGATTGATGGCGTACTCCACGAGATGAAGGGGCCTCCGAAGCGACTGCAGGCGTCGATGATCAGCCGGTTGAAGATCATGTCGAACATGTCGATCGCGGAACGGCGGATTCCCCAGGACGGGCGCATTCAGACGCCGGTGGGAGGCAAGACGATCGATTTGCGCGTGTCGTGCATCCCCACCAATCATGGCGAGAGCATTGTCATGCGCATTCTGGACAAGGAGGGGCTCAAGCTTGGCCTCGCCGAGCTGGGCTTTTTTACCGACGACCAGCAGACGTTTGAAAAACTGATTGGTTTGCCGGACGGAATATTGCTGGTCACCGGGCCGACCGGTTCGGGCAAGACCACGACGCTTTACGCCGTCTTGAACTATATCAACCGCCCCGACCGCAAGATCATCACGGTGGAGGACCCGGTTGAATACCAGCTTTCCGGTATCAACCAGGTTCAAGTCAGTGAAGCGGTGGGGCTGACATTCGCCAGCGCCTTGCGGTCCATGCTTCGCCAGGCGCCCAACGTGATTATGTTGGGCGAAATACGTGATCTGGAAACCGCCTCCATCGCGATCAACGCCTCCCTGACCGGTCACCTGGTATTCTCCACGTTGCACACGAACGACGCCCCCAGCGCGGTGACCCGTCTGATCGACATTGGCGTCAAACCGTTCCTCGTCGCATCGTCAGCCCGCGCGTTGCTGGCACAACGGCTGGTGCGGCGTGTTTGCCGGCGTTGCGGCGCTCCTTATGTGCCGACCGAAGCCGAGCTGCGCGCGTTGAGCATCGATCCAAACAACACCGGGAATGCCACGTTCATGAAAGGCAAGGGTTGCAGCGACTGCAACAAGACGGGGTATCGTGGTCGTTTCGGCATTTTTGAGATTTTCGTCATCGAAGATGAGATTCGGAAGCTTATCTATGACCGCGTCGCTGCGTCTGAGTTGCGCTCACGGGCCCGCGAAATGGGCATGCGAACGCTTCGTGAAGACGGCGCTCGAAAAGTGCTCGCCGGACTGACCTCTCCGGAGGAGGTCATCCGGGCGACGCTGGGGGATCTGGAATGA